The following proteins come from a genomic window of Gemmatimonadota bacterium:
- a CDS encoding XdhC family protein — MKEVFDEVVEVLARGEKAALSTIVSSKGSLPMSKKAKMLVKRDGTFTGTVGGGCLEADVWAEAREVMDRAAPRLQHFILTEKHAGDEGLNCGGNVEIFTEPIKAGPMQEVFEAIRRLHGRRGVGLLATLVSGQAGREGGKLLVTESGETVGTLGDPVLDDRIRLDSDIEITENLLRVVTLEHEGVETRVFMESIWPAPQLILFGGGHVARAIARIAHTVGFRIVVVDDRPAFANHDRFPEADEVVVDAFDEVVGKLPIDGSSYLVAVTRGHQWDQPVIEQAVWTDAAYIGMIGSRRKIALMWKNLEEKGVPRHLLDQVHAPIGMEIQADTPEEIAVSIMAELIEFRRSGGKPAHLLSTVGETAGTGRGAQR, encoded by the coding sequence ATGAAGGAAGTATTCGACGAGGTCGTGGAGGTCTTGGCTCGGGGTGAAAAAGCCGCGCTTTCCACCATCGTCTCGAGCAAGGGATCGCTGCCGATGAGCAAGAAGGCGAAGATGCTCGTCAAGCGTGACGGTACGTTCACCGGGACGGTGGGCGGAGGCTGCCTGGAAGCCGACGTCTGGGCCGAGGCGCGCGAGGTGATGGATCGGGCGGCGCCCCGGCTGCAGCATTTCATCCTGACCGAGAAGCACGCCGGGGACGAAGGCCTGAACTGCGGCGGCAACGTGGAGATCTTCACGGAACCGATCAAGGCGGGCCCGATGCAGGAGGTCTTCGAGGCGATCCGCCGTCTCCACGGCAGGCGAGGCGTCGGACTCCTGGCCACGCTGGTGTCGGGACAGGCCGGCAGGGAAGGCGGCAAGCTGCTGGTCACGGAATCCGGAGAGACCGTCGGGACGCTGGGAGACCCCGTCCTGGACGACCGGATCAGGCTGGATTCGGATATCGAAATCACCGAGAACCTGCTGCGGGTGGTCACGCTGGAGCACGAAGGAGTGGAGACCCGGGTCTTCATGGAGTCCATCTGGCCCGCGCCGCAGCTGATCCTCTTCGGCGGCGGCCACGTCGCCCGGGCCATTGCCCGGATCGCCCATACCGTCGGATTCCGGATCGTCGTGGTGGACGACCGGCCGGCCTTCGCGAACCATGACCGGTTTCCCGAGGCCGACGAGGTCGTCGTAGACGCCTTCGACGAGGTCGTGGGCAAGCTGCCCATTGACGGCTCGTCCTACCTGGTCGCCGTGACCCGGGGTCACCAGTGGGACCAGCCCGTTATCGAACAGGCGGTATGGACCGACGCCGCGTACATCGGCATGATCGGAAGCCGGCGAAAGATCGCCCTGATGTGGAAGAATCTGGAAGAAAAAGGCGTGCCCCGTCACCTGCTGGACCAGGTGCACGCGCCGATCGGCATGGAGATTCAGGCCGATACCCCCGAGGAGATCGCGGTCAGCATCATGGCCGAGTTGATCGAGTTCCGACGGTCCGGCGGGAAGCCGGCCCACCTGCTCTCTACGGTGGGGGAAACGGCGGGAACGGGGCGTGGTGCGCAGCGGTAG
- a CDS encoding SDR family NAD(P)-dependent oxidoreductase, producing the protein MNRLAGHVAWVTGAGTGIGRGIALALAREGADVILSSRRREPLEETAAEVASAGRRAAIAPLDVTDRDQIDEAVNPATERLGPVSILVNNAGVNTPLRTATEMAVEDWDLVVDINLTGAFNCFRAVYEQMKARGGGNVINVASMAGRQVSLLGGAAYCASKHGMVSLTHSINLEAAEFGLRACAILPGEVKTPILKNRPQPVSEKRLSLMLTPEDIADTVVFVLCQPAHVVIPEMWVMPAYQVSAQPLP; encoded by the coding sequence ATGAATAGACTGGCAGGACACGTGGCCTGGGTTACCGGCGCGGGGACCGGCATCGGACGCGGTATCGCCCTGGCCCTGGCCCGGGAAGGCGCGGACGTAATCCTCTCCAGCAGGCGGCGCGAGCCCCTGGAGGAGACCGCCGCGGAGGTGGCGTCCGCCGGCCGCCGCGCGGCCATCGCCCCCCTGGACGTGACCGACCGGGACCAGATCGACGAGGCAGTCAACCCGGCGACGGAACGGCTGGGCCCCGTGTCGATCCTGGTGAACAACGCGGGCGTCAATACGCCCCTGCGCACGGCTACGGAGATGGCCGTGGAAGACTGGGATCTCGTCGTGGATATCAATCTCACGGGCGCGTTCAACTGTTTTCGCGCGGTCTACGAACAGATGAAGGCGCGGGGCGGCGGCAACGTCATCAACGTCGCGTCCATGGCCGGGCGCCAGGTCTCCCTCCTCGGCGGGGCCGCCTACTGCGCGTCCAAGCACGGCATGGTTTCGTTGACCCATTCGATCAACCTGGAAGCCGCCGAGTTCGGGCTCCGCGCCTGCGCCATCCTGCCGGGCGAGGTGAAAACGCCCATCCTTAAAAACAGGCCCCAGCCCGTATCGGAAAAGCGCCTGTCCCTGATGCTCACGCCCGAAGACATCGCGGACACGGTCGTTTTCGTGCTCTGCCAGCCCGCCCACGTCGTCATACCCGAAATGTGGGTCATGCCCGCCTACCAGGTGTCGGCGCAGCCGCTGCCGTGA
- a CDS encoding T9SS type A sorting domain-containing protein: protein GVAALLLEAYPHWTPEKVQRVLRQTAGQAAAPDTLNGYGIVHALNALSTESRGDVYSFTAAGGPGGVYLAWTAGLEVNLLSYRIERRDYPDGSFELLASVPVTRSGDNPQRSNAYDYTDTAAQPGTSYEYRLQPVGRAGLVLTAEPVVIRIDHESGASDGVAAVLYPNAPNPFAVSTRVRFELLEPVHVTLTIYDLLGRKVRVLVDETHGPGRYARTWNGRDGDGRAVPSGVYLYRMTAGDIEEGGKMLLLR, encoded by the coding sequence GGGTGTCGCCGCGCTGCTGCTGGAAGCCTATCCCCACTGGACGCCCGAAAAGGTGCAAAGGGTACTCCGCCAGACGGCCGGACAGGCCGCCGCGCCGGACACGCTGAACGGCTACGGGATCGTCCACGCGCTGAATGCCCTTTCGACCGAATCGCGTGGGGACGTGTACTCATTCACCGCCGCAGGCGGCCCGGGCGGTGTCTACCTCGCCTGGACCGCGGGGCTGGAGGTCAACCTGCTTTCCTACCGGATCGAGCGCAGGGACTACCCCGATGGATCGTTTGAACTGCTGGCCTCGGTACCGGTAACCCGATCCGGGGACAATCCTCAGAGGTCGAACGCCTATGATTACACGGATACGGCCGCGCAACCGGGAACGTCCTACGAGTACCGGTTGCAGCCCGTGGGCCGCGCGGGACTGGTGTTGACGGCGGAACCTGTCGTAATCCGTATCGATCACGAGTCCGGCGCCTCCGACGGCGTGGCGGCGGTCCTCTATCCGAACGCGCCGAATCCCTTTGCCGTCAGCACGCGTGTACGCTTCGAACTGTTGGAGCCGGTCCACGTTACCTTGACGATATACGATCTGCTTGGCAGAAAGGTACGAGTGCTGGTCGATGAAACCCATGGACCGGGCAGATACGCGCGGACCTGGAACGGCAGGGACGGCGACGGCCGCGCCGTGCCCAGCGGCGTGTACCTGTACCGCATGACCGCGGGAGACATCGAGGAAGGGGGCAAGATGCTGCTGCTGCGCTAG
- a CDS encoding M67 family metallopeptidase, whose protein sequence is MLRLPRSIYDGMAAHAVEEYPRECCGFLTGTDDPDSWRVHRCRNIQDELHVKDPAQYPRDARTAYVFSREDMERLFFGKFEPPGARVLGFYHSHPDSPAYFSEKDRMEALTDWLDPEPGYLVLSVTKEMVSEIKMFRWVDDEAGFREIPVELV, encoded by the coding sequence ATGCTGCGGCTTCCCCGGTCCATCTACGACGGCATGGCCGCCCACGCGGTCGAAGAGTATCCCCGGGAGTGCTGTGGATTTCTGACCGGAACGGATGACCCGGACTCCTGGCGGGTCCACCGGTGCAGGAACATACAGGACGAGCTGCACGTGAAAGATCCGGCGCAGTATCCCCGGGATGCTCGGACCGCCTATGTGTTCAGCCGGGAGGACATGGAACGGCTGTTCTTCGGCAAGTTCGAACCGCCGGGCGCTCGGGTCCTGGGATTCTATCATTCGCATCCGGATTCGCCGGCCTATTTTTCGGAAAAGGACCGGATGGAAGCCCTGACAGACTGGCTGGACCCGGAACCAGGCTACCTGGTCCTCTCCGTCACGAAAGAGATGGTAAGCGAGATCAAAATGTTCCGGTGGGTCGACGATGAAGCGGGATTCAGGGAGATACCCGTAGAACTGGTATGA
- a CDS encoding DegT/DnrJ/EryC1/StrS family aminotransferase: MPRLAINGAAPVRTKPFPVWPMDLEESARAAGETVRSGQWGSIQGEKVRAFEKRFAAFQQAAHGIAVSNGTTALCLALQAVGIEPGNEVVVPAYTFIASASSIVMSNAVPVFVDIDPDTYNLDPGRVEQAITPRTRAVMAVHFAGLPADMDRLGGIAVRHGLAVIEDAAQAHGARWGDQGVGAIGSIGAFSFQSSKNLNAGEGGIMLTNDDDLASAARSLADCGHVAPGPRYNHYRVAGNNRMTEVQGALLLVQMEHLEARAIRRHDNGEYLTERLGAVDGVVPVSRPARADRHARHIYMFKYGGEAFGGIPKTRFIEALRAEGIPASPGYSIPLYKQPVFRERNYGIYRSPALSAVDYDALNLPVTERACRSEAVWFTQNVMLGSREDMDDIVRAVAKIGDNRDELREAG, encoded by the coding sequence ATGCCCCGACTCGCCATAAACGGTGCGGCGCCGGTAAGGACGAAACCCTTCCCCGTCTGGCCCATGGACCTGGAAGAGAGCGCGCGGGCCGCCGGTGAAACCGTGCGGTCGGGACAGTGGGGGAGCATCCAGGGCGAGAAGGTACGCGCCTTCGAAAAGCGCTTTGCCGCGTTCCAGCAGGCCGCCCACGGCATCGCCGTCAGCAACGGCACCACGGCGCTTTGCCTCGCCCTGCAGGCGGTCGGCATCGAACCCGGGAACGAGGTCGTCGTACCGGCCTATACGTTCATCGCATCGGCCAGCTCGATCGTGATGTCCAACGCCGTGCCCGTGTTCGTCGACATCGATCCCGATACCTACAACCTGGACCCCGGCCGGGTCGAACAGGCGATTACGCCGCGGACCAGGGCCGTGATGGCGGTACACTTCGCGGGTCTCCCCGCGGACATGGACCGCCTCGGAGGAATCGCAGTCCGGCACGGCCTGGCCGTGATCGAAGACGCGGCCCAGGCCCACGGTGCGCGCTGGGGAGACCAGGGCGTGGGTGCAATCGGTTCGATCGGCGCCTTCAGTTTCCAGTCGTCCAAGAACCTCAACGCCGGCGAGGGAGGCATCATGCTGACCAACGACGATGATCTGGCATCGGCCGCGCGGTCTCTCGCCGACTGCGGACACGTCGCGCCGGGTCCCCGGTACAACCACTACCGCGTGGCCGGCAACAACCGGATGACCGAAGTTCAGGGCGCGCTGCTCCTGGTGCAGATGGAACACCTGGAGGCTCGGGCGATAAGACGCCACGACAACGGCGAGTACCTGACCGAGCGTCTCGGCGCCGTCGACGGCGTCGTGCCGGTGTCCAGGCCCGCAAGGGCCGACCGCCACGCACGGCATATCTACATGTTCAAGTACGGCGGGGAGGCTTTCGGGGGGATCCCGAAAACACGGTTCATCGAGGCCCTGCGCGCCGAGGGGATTCCCGCCAGTCCCGGCTACTCCATACCCCTGTACAAGCAGCCGGTGTTCAGGGAACGGAACTACGGCATATACCGGAGCCCGGCGCTGTCGGCCGTCGACTATGACGCGTTGAATCTGCCGGTAACGGAAAGGGCCTGCCGTTCGGAAGCGGTCTGGTTCACCCAGAACGTGATGCTCGGCAGCCGGGAGGACATGGACGATATCGTCCGGGCCGTCGCGAAGATAGGGGATAACCGCGACGAATTGCGGGAAGCCGGTTAG
- the erpA gene encoding iron-sulfur cluster insertion protein ErpA produces the protein MVTVTDVAADKIKTMIEDQGNPDLGLRVMIAGGGCSGFQYRLAFDKQATDADQIIEQNGIKVFVDNKSAIYLMGAELDYVEGLMGAGFKVSNPNAKGTCGCGESFYV, from the coding sequence ATGGTCACCGTGACGGACGTAGCCGCCGACAAGATTAAAACCATGATCGAGGACCAGGGCAATCCGGATCTCGGACTGCGCGTCATGATCGCCGGCGGTGGATGTTCCGGTTTTCAGTACCGTCTCGCTTTCGACAAGCAGGCGACCGACGCCGACCAGATTATCGAGCAGAACGGCATCAAGGTTTTCGTCGACAACAAGAGCGCCATCTACCTGATGGGTGCGGAACTGGATTATGTAGAAGGACTGATGGGCGCAGGGTTCAAGGTAAGCAATCCCAATGCCAAGGGCACCTGCGGCTGCGGAGAGTCTTTTTACGTATAG
- the ftsY gene encoding signal recognition particle-docking protein FtsY: protein MGVVRRLKDGLARTRDGLVRRIDQAVGRYDRIDEDLLEEIEAILLQTDVGMETTMRIIDGLRDRAVDRRTRKPEDLMGLLREEMAGILDGAPALEPAGRPGRPHVIMVVGVNGTGKTTTAGKMAARYTGEGRKVLLAAADTFRAAAIDQLEVWARRAEADIIRHQHGSDPSAVVYDAMQAALARKTDVVIIDTAGRLHTKDNLMEELKKIQRTLGKQLDGAPHEVLLVLDGTTGQNALSQARVFSETLGGLTGIALTKLDGTARGGIVFAIGVQLAIPVKLIGVGESIEDLQDFDAPAFVEALFD, encoded by the coding sequence CTGGGTGTCGTACGCAGACTGAAAGACGGGCTGGCCAGGACACGGGACGGGTTGGTGCGCAGGATCGACCAGGCCGTGGGACGGTATGACCGCATCGACGAGGACCTGCTGGAGGAGATCGAAGCCATCTTGCTGCAGACCGACGTGGGCATGGAAACGACCATGCGGATCATCGACGGCCTCCGGGACCGGGCGGTGGACCGGCGGACCCGGAAGCCCGAAGATCTCATGGGGTTGCTCCGCGAAGAGATGGCGGGCATCCTGGACGGTGCTCCGGCCCTGGAGCCGGCCGGCCGGCCTGGCCGGCCCCACGTCATCATGGTCGTGGGCGTCAACGGGACGGGCAAGACGACCACCGCCGGCAAGATGGCGGCCCGCTATACCGGGGAAGGCAGGAAAGTCCTGCTGGCCGCGGCCGATACCTTTCGCGCGGCGGCCATAGACCAACTGGAAGTCTGGGCCCGCCGCGCGGAAGCCGATATCATCCGGCACCAGCATGGCTCCGATCCCTCGGCCGTGGTCTACGACGCGATGCAGGCCGCCCTGGCCCGGAAGACGGACGTCGTCATCATCGACACGGCGGGCCGGTTGCACACCAAGGACAACCTGATGGAGGAACTGAAGAAGATCCAGCGCACCCTGGGAAAGCAGCTGGACGGCGCGCCCCACGAGGTACTGCTCGTCCTCGACGGCACGACGGGCCAGAACGCCCTTTCCCAGGCCCGCGTCTTCAGCGAAACCCTGGGGGGACTGACGGGCATCGCGCTGACGAAACTGGACGGAACCGCCCGGGGCGGCATCGTGTTCGCCATCGGCGTTCAACTGGCCATTCCCGTCAAACTCATCGGGGTGGGCGAAAGCATCGAGGATCTGCAGGATTTCGACGCTCCCGCCTTCGTGGAAGCCCTCTTCGACTGA
- a CDS encoding sigma-54 dependent transcriptional regulator has product MNSPPESAILLVEGSSRGRDEKHYGLTRRGYRVIAVENSDQALNVLPAEPTSVIISDLSAPGIDGLRLMDVALGRNPEVGVILMTEPGSMGPAVAAMKEGAYDVLEKPVYVEKLAAEIEKILDRQRIVQENQKLLNQLDTRYGFENIVGRSASMQRIREQILQIADTQSTVLIFGESGTGKELVAHALHHGSSRRNESFVPVFCNALSEGVIESELFGHERGAFTNAVKTYRGRFELADGGTLFLDEVGELSPSTQVKLLRVLQERKFQRVGSGNWLQTDTRVIAATNRDLEAEIEKGRFREDLYYRLRVVTLSLPPLRERKEDLPLLIDHCIRRFSERENKPIERIDQQALELLSTYHWPGNVRQLENCIEGMIVMGTGKTLTEADVPEFIRHTRPEPVAVPLNDSPEHREDLSPEFIRYLAMKIAEQRNVPVRGITDGALALLASVDWSEDGGSLRRCLETMILLADGSDLDVEDIPAEFLPHRPGKSGSEDDEDGVDIRVGMSMKESERRLIAATLAACGQNKARTARVLKIGQRTLFRKIKTYHLE; this is encoded by the coding sequence ATGAACAGTCCGCCAGAATCCGCCATCCTGCTGGTCGAAGGCTCCTCCCGCGGCCGGGACGAGAAACACTACGGCCTGACCCGGCGCGGCTACCGCGTGATCGCCGTGGAAAACAGCGACCAGGCGCTCAACGTCCTGCCCGCCGAACCCACGAGCGTCATCATCTCGGACCTGAGCGCCCCGGGCATAGACGGACTGCGCCTGATGGACGTCGCCCTCGGCAGGAATCCCGAGGTCGGCGTCATCCTGATGACGGAACCCGGTTCCATGGGCCCGGCCGTTGCCGCCATGAAGGAGGGGGCGTACGACGTACTGGAAAAACCCGTCTACGTGGAGAAGCTCGCGGCGGAGATCGAGAAGATCCTGGACCGGCAGCGCATCGTCCAGGAAAACCAGAAGCTGCTGAACCAGCTGGACACCCGCTATGGATTCGAGAACATCGTGGGACGGTCCGCGTCCATGCAACGCATCCGGGAGCAGATTCTCCAGATCGCCGATACCCAGTCGACGGTGCTGATCTTCGGCGAGAGCGGTACGGGCAAGGAACTGGTGGCCCACGCCCTCCACCACGGCAGTTCCCGCCGGAACGAGTCCTTCGTGCCGGTCTTCTGCAACGCCCTCTCGGAAGGGGTGATCGAAAGCGAACTGTTCGGTCACGAAAGGGGGGCCTTCACGAACGCCGTAAAGACCTACAGGGGCCGCTTCGAACTGGCTGACGGCGGCACGCTCTTTCTCGACGAGGTGGGCGAATTGTCCCCGTCCACGCAGGTTAAGCTGTTGCGGGTCCTGCAGGAACGCAAGTTCCAACGGGTGGGGAGCGGGAACTGGCTGCAGACGGACACCCGGGTCATCGCGGCGACGAACCGCGATCTGGAAGCCGAGATCGAAAAAGGCCGCTTCCGGGAAGACCTCTACTACCGGCTGCGCGTAGTGACGCTTTCCCTGCCGCCCCTGCGGGAACGGAAAGAGGATCTCCCCTTGCTGATCGACCACTGCATCCGCCGGTTCAGCGAACGGGAAAACAAGCCGATAGAGCGCATCGACCAACAGGCCCTGGAACTGCTGTCGACCTACCACTGGCCGGGAAACGTCCGGCAGCTCGAAAACTGCATCGAAGGGATGATCGTCATGGGAACGGGAAAAACCCTGACCGAGGCAGACGTCCCGGAGTTCATACGGCATACCCGGCCGGAACCGGTGGCGGTCCCCCTGAACGACAGTCCGGAGCACCGGGAAGACCTGTCGCCGGAGTTCATCCGCTACCTCGCCATGAAGATCGCCGAACAACGCAACGTGCCCGTACGGGGCATCACCGACGGTGCGCTGGCTCTGCTGGCCTCTGTCGACTGGTCCGAAGACGGCGGATCGCTGCGCCGCTGCCTGGAAACCATGATATTGCTCGCCGATGGTTCCGACCTGGACGTAGAGGACATTCCGGCGGAGTTCCTGCCCCACCGGCCCGGGAAATCCGGGTCCGAGGACGACGAGGACGGGGTGGACATCCGGGTCGGCATGTCGATGAAGGAAAGCGAACGAAGGCTGATCGCCGCGACCCTGGCCGCCTGCGGGCAGAACAAGGCGCGGACCGCCCGGGTACTGAAGATCGGCCAGCGAACCCTCTTTCGAAAAATCAAGACCTATCACCTGGAGTAG
- a CDS encoding Mrp/NBP35 family ATP-binding protein: protein MLLTGIRHVIAVASGKGGVGKSTVSVNLALALADAGHSAGLLDADVYGPNVPQMMGVTGSLEKDPSGRIQPIVRHGIRLVSVGFVAGRSDAVIYRGPLVGKMVKSFLGNVAWGELDYLVVDLPPGTGDAALTLAQSTELTGAVIVTTPQQVALSDVRKSITMFQRLRVPVLGIVENMSYYVNAGTGERVHIFGQGGGCALSDELGLPFLGEIPLSPAVCAGGDAGEPIFLDSASTVEKAAFKNIRAAVEAEIENQPAPVPGPVQS from the coding sequence GTGTTACTGACCGGTATCCGGCACGTCATCGCCGTGGCCAGCGGCAAGGGTGGCGTGGGCAAGTCGACGGTCAGCGTCAACCTGGCCCTGGCCCTTGCGGACGCTGGCCATTCGGCCGGCCTGCTCGACGCAGACGTATATGGCCCGAACGTCCCCCAGATGATGGGCGTCACCGGGTCCCTCGAGAAAGATCCTTCAGGCAGAATCCAACCCATTGTTCGGCATGGTATCCGGCTGGTGTCCGTCGGGTTTGTGGCTGGACGTTCGGACGCGGTGATCTACCGTGGCCCCCTCGTCGGAAAGATGGTGAAGAGCTTCCTCGGCAACGTGGCCTGGGGGGAACTGGACTACCTGGTGGTCGATCTTCCGCCCGGTACCGGCGACGCGGCGCTGACCCTGGCCCAGTCCACGGAACTGACCGGAGCCGTCATCGTCACGACGCCCCAGCAGGTCGCCCTGTCGGACGTGCGCAAGTCGATTACCATGTTCCAGCGGCTGCGGGTTCCCGTGCTGGGCATCGTCGAAAACATGAGTTATTACGTCAACGCCGGGACGGGTGAACGGGTTCACATCTTCGGCCAGGGCGGCGGCTGCGCCTTAAGCGATGAGCTGGGCCTGCCCTTTCTGGGGGAGATTCCCCTCTCGCCGGCCGTTTGCGCGGGGGGAGACGCGGGCGAACCGATCTTTCTGGATTCGGCGAGTACCGTGGAAAAGGCGGCCTTCAAAAACATCCGGGCCGCCGTCGAGGCCGAGATCGAGAACCAGCCGGCGCCGGTGCCCGGTCCGGTCCAATCCTGA
- the trxA gene encoding thioredoxin encodes MGQPTPITDDQFESEVINSSTPVLVDFWAEWCGPCKAVAPTLEELAGDYDGRLKVVKVDVDENREAATRFGIRSIPSLLIFKDGAEVDRIIGALPKQQLAEKIDGHL; translated from the coding sequence GTGGGACAGCCAACACCGATTACGGACGATCAGTTCGAGTCCGAGGTAATCAATAGCAGCACACCCGTACTGGTCGATTTCTGGGCGGAGTGGTGCGGGCCCTGCAAGGCCGTCGCCCCGACCCTGGAAGAGCTCGCGGGCGACTATGACGGGCGTCTGAAGGTCGTCAAGGTCGACGTGGACGAAAACCGGGAAGCGGCCACCCGTTTCGGCATCCGGAGCATACCGAGCCTGTTGATATTCAAGGACGGCGCCGAGGTGGACCGGATCATCGGCGCGCTCCCCAAGCAGCAACTCGCCGAAAAGATCGATGGCCACCTGTAG
- a CDS encoding sigma-54 dependent transcriptional regulator, whose translation MEGRTILVVDGEADSRRHAVRILRDAGYDVRETGVAAEALSALRKDPPDAVLLDLALNDADPERLIRTMAGKHPDTDIILTTRQHQPPRQYRRLDVSDYVEKPVDAGELLTKMRMLDLRREFHQRFQLVGRDERFIAAMESVLQVAPTGIQVLLTGESGTGKEGFSRAIHHFSDRRDGPFIPINCGAIAEGVLESELFGHEKGAFTDAKGQRKGYFEQADGGTLLLDEIGEMPRSTQVKLLRVLEQQEFIRVGGSTPVKTNVRLIASTNRDLAGDVHAGTFRQDLYYRLNAVHIHLPALRERREDIPRLISHFIHEAPEKHGASPPVFTEEALAALTDYAWPGNIRELRHLVERLLVTSGKSRIDADDLPDTIYMPPVSNRALPVPQNRNPEDMDREMFYKILWQILTAIHELPSKISAAFGGSNPGQLPERFRLPSPTEAARDIEPPTAKGGQDLESPAVVVSGDGDLDRLRTMGDWEREAIRRALERNGGHRGRAARELGISERSIYRKIRDHGLDEYA comes from the coding sequence GTGGAAGGCCGTACGATTCTCGTCGTGGACGGCGAAGCGGACAGCCGGCGTCACGCGGTGCGTATCCTGCGTGACGCGGGGTACGACGTCCGGGAGACCGGCGTCGCGGCCGAGGCGCTGAGCGCGCTGCGGAAGGATCCGCCCGATGCCGTCCTCCTCGATCTCGCCCTGAACGACGCGGATCCGGAACGGCTGATACGCACCATGGCGGGAAAACACCCCGACACCGACATCATCCTCACCACGCGGCAGCACCAGCCGCCCCGGCAATACCGCCGGCTCGACGTCAGCGACTATGTCGAGAAACCCGTCGACGCGGGAGAACTGCTGACGAAGATGCGCATGCTGGACCTGCGGCGGGAGTTCCACCAGCGGTTCCAGCTCGTGGGCAGGGACGAACGCTTCATCGCCGCCATGGAATCGGTGCTCCAGGTGGCGCCCACGGGCATCCAGGTCCTGCTCACCGGGGAAAGCGGTACCGGCAAGGAAGGGTTTTCCCGGGCGATCCACCATTTCAGCGACCGGCGGGACGGACCCTTCATTCCGATCAACTGCGGCGCCATCGCCGAAGGCGTGCTGGAAAGCGAACTCTTCGGCCACGAAAAAGGCGCCTTCACGGACGCCAAGGGTCAGCGGAAGGGCTACTTCGAACAGGCGGACGGCGGCACGCTGCTCCTCGACGAGATCGGCGAGATGCCCCGGTCCACCCAGGTGAAACTGCTGCGCGTCCTCGAGCAGCAGGAATTCATCCGGGTCGGCGGCTCGACGCCCGTCAAGACCAACGTCCGGCTGATCGCGTCGACCAACCGGGACCTCGCCGGGGATGTCCACGCCGGGACGTTTCGCCAGGACCTGTACTATCGGCTCAACGCCGTGCATATCCATCTGCCGGCCCTGCGGGAACGCCGCGAAGATATCCCCAGGCTGATCAGTCATTTCATCCATGAGGCGCCTGAAAAGCACGGCGCGTCTCCCCCCGTCTTCACGGAGGAAGCCCTGGCGGCCCTCACGGACTACGCATGGCCGGGCAACATCCGGGAGCTGCGGCACCTCGTCGAAAGGCTGCTGGTCACCTCCGGCAAGTCCCGGATCGACGCGGACGACCTGCCGGACACCATCTACATGCCGCCCGTGTCGAACCGCGCCCTGCCCGTCCCGCAGAACCGGAACCCGGAGGACATGGACCGGGAGATGTTCTACAAGATTCTGTGGCAGATCCTGACGGCCATCCACGAACTCCCGTCCAAGATCTCCGCGGCCTTCGGCGGCAGCAATCCCGGCCAACTCCCTGAACGCTTTCGGCTGCCCTCTCCCACGGAAGCGGCGCGGGACATCGAACCTCCCACCGCTAAAGGGGGGCAGGACCTCGAATCTCCCGCCGTAGTGGTATCGGGCGATGGCGACCTGGACCGGCTGCGCACGATGGGAGACTGGGAGCGGGAAGCCATACGGCGTGCCCTCGAACGCAACGGCGGGCACCGGGGCAGGGCCGCGCGTGAACTCGGCATCAGCGAGCGGTCCATTTACCGCAAGATCAGGGACCACGGACTGGACGAATACGCCTGA